The region CCTGGAGCCGGGCGGATCTTACTGCCTTTCGGACGACGGTCGCATCGGGCGGAACCCTGCCCTCTCCTCCCCGGTTCATATATCTGTAATGGGGACGGCGGTGAGAAAAACCCCGTGATCCGGCACGCACGTATACCTGATGGCAACACAAAGTACGGTAAGGTTCCCGCTCATGGGGGCGGGCGCACCAGGTGGCGGCATGAACGAGAAAGAACTCAAGATCGGCGACATAGCGCGCCTGACCGGGATATCCGAGCAGGATGTCAGGACGCTCGTCCAGACCTACGACAGCCTCTTTACCTACCGGACCATTGGGCCTGTCAAACTCTTCCCCGAGAGGGCGGTCAGGATCGTCCGTGAACTCATAGAACTCTCAGAGAAGGGCCTTACGCCCGAAGATATCGCCGAAGAGGTCCGTTCCGGCGGCAAGTCCGTCGCACCGGAAGAGCCGGCGGGAGAGATCGGCCGGGTCGGCACTCCGCTCCCGCCCGAGGTGGCGATCGACTTTCGGGTGATGCAGGATACGCTCGCCATGCACGAGCGCAGAATCGCGCGCCTGACCGCCGAACTCGAGCAGGAACGGGAACTGAGGAGAGAGGAGGCCGGCCGACTCGGGCAGGCCCTCGAAGACCTGCGGGAGCAGGTTGAAAGGCAGCGGGAGCAACTCGCGATCGTTGCAGAGTGGGTGGACTACTTTGATCTGCAGATGGATGAGGCCACCCGTCCGGCCCTTGAGCGCGTCCTGCGGGCATTTGGGAAGACCAACGGCCCCGGAAAATCGGCCGGCCGCACCGGCTGACGGGTGACGTGTGCATGCACACCGGCGATCTCCGATCCGAGATCGCCGGAAATTTGCTGAGACTATAGAGTATTGGTAGCAAAATATAGTACATAATGAAATAATATTAGCAAAATTTAAATACGATCCCTGCCATCAGCATGCGAGGTGATCGAGATCTCGCAGCAAAAATTGGCCACAGCATTGACCGCCGCCATTCAAGTCCTGGTCGTTGCCGGATTGGTGGCCTGCATCGTCGTCGGACCCCAAGACCGGCCGTCTCCCATAGTTTCGCCGTCCGGCGAGACCCGGCATGCGGATTACCGGCCCGAGAGCACCTCGCCGGCCGCATACCCAATCGTCGGCCACCAGCCGGAGATCCTTCCGGGCATCGGGGCGATCGGCCGCCCCGGAACGACTATCGCCTCTTTTCCGGCGCATGCCGGTCTCTCTAGGTCATCATGATCTGCATGGCCGTCGGGTACTTATTCACGATGGCATAGACGAGGGGTTTAGCGATCCAGAGCCTTCTTCCCTGCATTCTCCGGAGAGGGCTGATCTCTTCCAAGCGCTGGAGGGCCTGCACCGCGGCCTCATCCGCGAGGAAGAAACTTCCCGGGACCGTGGAATCAAAGTAGAAGAGGATCGGAAGCCGGAGGCGTCTCTGCAGTTCTCCCGGGAGGGCCTGCTCCAGCCTGAGGAGGACGCCTCGGTCGAAGTAGTGCTCGCTCCCGCCCTTTGTGACGGACGATGGGCGTTCCTCTCGCAGGAGTTGGGAGAGGCGTTTTCGCTCCGCAACTACGCCGTCGTTGATCTTGCCGATCTCAAGCCGCATCCATCTGAGGAGGGTCGTCTCGTCGCCTGCTGATGGTCGCTCTGGCATGTATTCTCCTATGATGATCTGTCCCTAGGGTCAGGGTGTACAAACCAGTCTCTGCCATGGGATATATATCTGGCCCTAAGGAAGCCCATCGATGACGGCGGATATCTGGGCGTTTTTCCCGGGACGCCGACATAACTGCGCCCTTCTCCAGCATCGCAACCCCCTCATTCTCCGGGGGAAAGTATATCAACTCCTGCCTCCAATTCGGCGCTTCTTGTGGGATCCTTCATGGAACATGATTCAGCGCATCACCAAGAGATCCGGCGGCACGCCCGCCTCCGGAGGGTGCTCGCCTGCGCCTTGCTGCTAGCCGGCACGACCGCCCTCCTCCTGGCCGCTCCGGTCGGCGCCACCGGCGCACTTGAGGACCGGCAGGAGTATAACCCGGACCTCGCGGAGGTTATCGGCGAGGTCAACGAGTCCGAACTCCGAAACACGACGTATGCCCTGCAGGGGATCCCGACCCGGACGTTCGGGTCGGGCGGGAACCGGGAGGCGGGCGAGTACCTCTTCGCGAGGCTTGCCGATATCCCCGGGCTCGAGGTGGAGTTCCAAGGAGGCGAACTCAACAACATCATCGCCACGCTCCCCGGGAGCGGCAACGCCTCCGGCGAGGTTGTTATGGTGGGGGCGCACTTCGACAGCACGTCGTCGGATCCTGCCCGTGCGCCGGGGGCAACCGATAACGGGTGCGGCGTCGCCATCGTTCTGGAACTTGCCCGGGTGATGAGCCGGCACTCGTTCGACCGGACGGTGCAGTTCGCGTTCTGGAACGCCGAAGAGAACGGGCGATACGGCAGCGCCGAATACGCGGCGAGTACGTCGGTCCCGCTTGTCCTCTACCTCAACTACGACTCGGCATGCTACGACCCGGAGAACCGTTCGGTCCTCGACATCGTCTACGACGAACGCTCCGCTGATATCGCGGCGCTCATGGCGGACCACAACACCCTCTACGCCACGAACTTCACCCTGACCCGGAACAACCACACCTGCGCCTCTGACCACACCCCCTTCCAAGCCCACGGGTTTCCGGCCGTGACGACGCATTCCGAGGAGCACGGTCCGGCCCATACCCCGGACGATACCATCGACTACGTATCGTTCGACTATGCAACGAGGAACGCTCAACTCGGCCTCTCGGTGCTGGCCGAGGTGGCCGGGCTCCGGGACGACGGAGAGGATTCCCCTGCCTCACATCAAGGTTACCCGGATTCGGAAGTTAACAATACCAATTAGTAAATATATTTACGTTGACCGGCCCACCTACAGGGTGAATGATCACGTCAATCGGGCATGACGGGATAGACTGGAACGAGGTCTGGCGCTCCCGGATGGAGACGAGTACCGCCCTGAAACGGAACAAAGGATGCTCCGACTTCTGGGACAATCGCGAGAGAGCGAAGGAACGCTCGGCTTCCTCTGCCGGGGACGATTGCGAACGGGTCCGCTGGGTAACCTCTTCTCTCCCGGTCACCCCGGAGACCCGTGTCCTCGATATCGGGGCCGGTGCGGGTGCGATCGCGATCCCTCTCTCCCGGTATGCGGCCGCGGTGACCGCGGTCGAACCGGCTCGGGCGATGCGGGAATTTCTGGAGCAAGCGGTCGCGGAGGCAGGGATCGGCAACATCACCGTCGTAGGTAGGCGCTGGGAGGAGACCGACCCGGAACGCGACCTCGACCCTCCGTACGACGTCGTCTTTGCGTCGTTCTCGCTCGGCATGCCCGACCTAAAGGAAGCGATAGAGAAGATGAACGGAGTCTGCTCGGGAACCGTCGCCGTCTTCCATTTCGCCGGGCTGCCCTACTGGGAGCAGGTCATGCTCGAGACCTGGCCGCGCCTTCACGGGGTGCCGTATTCGCCGGGGCCGAAGGCGGACGTCATATTCAATCTCTTGTATCGGATGGGCATCTACCCTGAGGTCTCGTTCTCCTCGTATGAGCACAGGCTCGTGGTCCCGGATCTCGATGCCGGAGTGGATGCGCTCAGGGGGAGACTCCTCGTCGAGACCCCGAAGCAGGAGGCCGTCCTCCGTGAGTATCTTACCGCCCGCCTTGTCCGTGATGACGGGGGCCTCGTGCTCAGACATCGGGTGCACCGTGCCTGCCTCAGGTGGGAGCCGCACCGTTCGGAAGGCGCGTGAACCCGCTCCCGGATGCGTGCCGCACAAAAACCACCTGAGCCGATTTTCTGGCACAGGCGGATGGGTATCGCCGGTATTATCTATCGCGCAGTGCGGAACGGGTGCGTTCCTGAGGCTGCCCGTATTCTCCGGTCAGGCGGTTGAAGCCGGCCGCCGCCTCCAGCGCGGCGCAAGGCTCTCCTCACCCGCCGAAAAACCCAGTCCTTCGATCGTACCGAGTATGGCGGGTAGAGTACGCTTTTATACGGTCGAGACCAACGTTAAAAAAATATGAGAGATTCTGAGATCCTGATGAACCCCAACGATCTGGTCCGTTTTCTCAAAAAGGAGCCATCGGAGTTTACCAAGGAGGATATCATCTGGTTCTGCGAGGAGAACGGAATTGAGATGATCAACTTCCGCTACGCTGCCGAAGACGGCAAGCTCAAGACCCTCAACTTCGTCATCTCCTCAAAGGAGCACCTCGACACCATCCTCTCCGACGGCGAACGCGTCGACGGCAGCAACCTCTTCTCGTTCATCGAAGCCGGGAGCAGCGACCTCTACGTTATCCCGCGCTACAGGACGGCGTTCGTGAACCCCTTTGCCGACGTGCCGACGCTCGAGTTCCTCTGCTCCTTCTACGACAGCGACGGGAAGCCGCTTGAGAGTTCCCCCGAGTACGTGCTCCGCAAGGCGGACGAGGAGTTCACCCGCCGGACCGGGTGCACCTTCAAGACCCTCGGCGAACTCGAATACTACGTCATCAGTCCGCGGGAGGATCTCTACCCCGGCCGCGACCAGAAGGGCTACCACTCGGCCGACCCCTTCGTCAAGTTCGCGGGCCTGCGGGACGAGGCGATGCGGCTGATCGCTCGGGCCGGCGGCAAGATCAAGTACGGCCATTCTGAGGTCGGGTGCTTCTGCAACAGCGACACCTACTACGAGCAGCACGAGATCGAGTTCCTGCCGATGCGGGTAGAGCAGGCGGTCGAGCAGTTGATCATCGCCAAATGGATCCTGCGGATGCTCGGCAACCAGTACGGCGTCGAGATCAGTTTCGCCCCGAAGATCACCGTCGGGAAGGCCGGAAGCGGCATGCACTTCCATATGCTTGTCGAGAAGGACGGCCGGAATCTGATGGTCGAGGACGGCAAGTTGAGCCCGCTCGCCCGGAAGATGATCGCCGGAATCCTTGACGCCGCCGACGCCCTGACGGCCTTTGGGAACAGCATCCCGACCTCGTACCTCCGCCTCGTTCCCCACCAGGAGGCGCCGACGACGATCTGCTGGGGCGACCGCAACCGTTCGGTCGTGGTCCGCGTCCCCCTCGGCTGGATCGGCGCCGACGGCATGACCCATGATGCCAACCCCAACGGGAACCGCCGCCGGGAAGAGCGGCCGTCGAAGCAGACGTTCGAATACCGGGTCGCCGACGGTTCCGCAGACCCCTACCTGACGGTCGCCGGCCTAGTCGTGGCGTCGCTGCGCGGGATCACCATGCCCGGCGCGCTCGACGCGGCCGAACGGCTCTACGTCAGCGGGAACATCTTCCGGCCCGAGTTTAAGGAGCGTCTCGCAGGGTTCAACCAGCTTCCCGCCTCATGTGTCGAGTCCGCCGAGGCGCTCGAGGCGAAGCGGGCGATCTTCGAGGAGAACGGGATCTTCCCGGCGGGCATGATCGAGAGCAGGATCTCAACCCTGAAGGCCTTCAATGACCGGGGCTTAAGCGAGAAACTCTACGGCAACAACGATGCGATCCGGGAACTGGTCGAAGAGTTCCTCCATGTGGCGTGAGAGCCGGATAGACCGGCTTTTGCAGAATACTTTTTTTCAACGGCCCGTGCCGGCCGGATTTTCCCGTGTGTCGCTTGGGCGGGCATGACGGGGTTTATTCGGGCTTGCATTAGAGTATCGCCGCAGACGAGGCCCTCTGTATCTCTGCTTCCTTTTTCCTTTCCCGGCCCCTGTACGGGCATACTGGGGCTCCGGTCGCTGGGGGTTGCGGCAGGGGCAAGTTATTATTAGGAGGGAATTCAGTAGAGGTGGCTCTCCGGAATGGGATGGGGTTCTCTGCGGGAGAGGAGACGGCCTCTCTGGGTAGTGAGGGGCCGTGCAGAACCGCGAGGGCCCCCCCGGTCCGGATGAAGGAGGTATTCGTATGCGAGGAGAAGCAAAGAAGAGCATGTCCGGGGAACAGGGGCCGGTCACGTTTACGTGTTACCGGATCACCCCGGGTGAGGAGGGTGCGCCCGGAGAGGATATGAACGCCTACAGCGTCGTGGTGCTGCTGCCGGACGGGGAGTTCAAGCATCAGGTCGTCTGGGCACGGGCCCCCGAGGATGTAGGCGACGCGATCCGGGTTCCGCACGGTTCAAGGGTGATCATGACCGAGATGACGAACGCGCTCGTCTGGGACAGCGGGCCGGTAGAGGCCGAGGAAGTGGCTCCGGAGGCTGCACCGACCCCCTGAACCCTTTTTCGGCCGTCTCACCCCGCTCCGGGGGCCGGGCCGGGATACTCGTACGTGTACCGGGCGCGAGGGGCACTGCAGGAGGGGGTTATGATCTCCGGTTCGCCGTGATGGCTCCGTCCATGAAGGCGTTCGCGTTCACGAGGAAGGTATCGATGTAATCCGGTGCCGGGATCAGGGGCTCTTCAAGGCGTTGGGCGGTCTTCGGCGAGATCCGTCCCTCTCTGACGACCTCTGCGCCGGCCAGCCGCAGCAGGTCCCGATAGGCGTCGACGAACGGTCTCAACTCTTCGTCCTGGAGCAGGCTCCCCGCTCCCCGATAGATCTCGCCGACGAACCCCGTATGGTAGTTCCTCGCCATCCTCCTGGTGAGGAGACGGAGCACCTGAAAGTGGCTCTGTTCGGGGAACCCGCAGTTTGCGATCATGACAAATTTCGGGGCAGGTTTTCTCCCCCGGGCATGG is a window of Methanoculleus sp. 7T DNA encoding:
- a CDS encoding MerR family transcriptional regulator: MNEKELKIGDIARLTGISEQDVRTLVQTYDSLFTYRTIGPVKLFPERAVRIVRELIELSEKGLTPEDIAEEVRSGGKSVAPEEPAGEIGRVGTPLPPEVAIDFRVMQDTLAMHERRIARLTAELEQERELRREEAGRLGQALEDLREQVERQREQLAIVAEWVDYFDLQMDEATRPALERVLRAFGKTNGPGKSAGRTG
- a CDS encoding DUF61 family protein encodes the protein MPERPSAGDETTLLRWMRLEIGKINDGVVAERKRLSQLLREERPSSVTKGGSEHYFDRGVLLRLEQALPGELQRRLRLPILFYFDSTVPGSFFLADEAAVQALQRLEEISPLRRMQGRRLWIAKPLVYAIVNKYPTAMQIMMT
- a CDS encoding M28 family metallopeptidase; this encodes MEHDSAHHQEIRRHARLRRVLACALLLAGTTALLLAAPVGATGALEDRQEYNPDLAEVIGEVNESELRNTTYALQGIPTRTFGSGGNREAGEYLFARLADIPGLEVEFQGGELNNIIATLPGSGNASGEVVMVGAHFDSTSSDPARAPGATDNGCGVAIVLELARVMSRHSFDRTVQFAFWNAEENGRYGSAEYAASTSVPLVLYLNYDSACYDPENRSVLDIVYDERSADIAALMADHNTLYATNFTLTRNNHTCASDHTPFQAHGFPAVTTHSEEHGPAHTPDDTIDYVSFDYATRNAQLGLSVLAEVAGLRDDGEDSPASHQGYPDSEVNNTN
- a CDS encoding class I SAM-dependent methyltransferase, encoding MITSIGHDGIDWNEVWRSRMETSTALKRNKGCSDFWDNRERAKERSASSAGDDCERVRWVTSSLPVTPETRVLDIGAGAGAIAIPLSRYAAAVTAVEPARAMREFLEQAVAEAGIGNITVVGRRWEETDPERDLDPPYDVVFASFSLGMPDLKEAIEKMNGVCSGTVAVFHFAGLPYWEQVMLETWPRLHGVPYSPGPKADVIFNLLYRMGIYPEVSFSSYEHRLVVPDLDAGVDALRGRLLVETPKQEAVLREYLTARLVRDDGGLVLRHRVHRACLRWEPHRSEGA
- a CDS encoding glutamine synthetase family protein; this encodes MRDSEILMNPNDLVRFLKKEPSEFTKEDIIWFCEENGIEMINFRYAAEDGKLKTLNFVISSKEHLDTILSDGERVDGSNLFSFIEAGSSDLYVIPRYRTAFVNPFADVPTLEFLCSFYDSDGKPLESSPEYVLRKADEEFTRRTGCTFKTLGELEYYVISPREDLYPGRDQKGYHSADPFVKFAGLRDEAMRLIARAGGKIKYGHSEVGCFCNSDTYYEQHEIEFLPMRVEQAVEQLIIAKWILRMLGNQYGVEISFAPKITVGKAGSGMHFHMLVEKDGRNLMVEDGKLSPLARKMIAGILDAADALTAFGNSIPTSYLRLVPHQEAPTTICWGDRNRSVVVRVPLGWIGADGMTHDANPNGNRRREERPSKQTFEYRVADGSADPYLTVAGLVVASLRGITMPGALDAAERLYVSGNIFRPEFKERLAGFNQLPASCVESAEALEAKRAIFEENGIFPAGMIESRISTLKAFNDRGLSEKLYGNNDAIRELVEEFLHVA
- a CDS encoding NAD(P)H-dependent oxidoreductase, encoding MKIIAFNGSPRGEQSNTHVMVEAFLAGAEGAGAEVENVFLAGKKIGHCLGCFSCWLKTPGACIQADEMEDLLEKYLSADVAVFATPLHNDNVSGLMKNFIDRLLPAGDPHFEKDTNGEVRHARGRKPAPKFVMIANCGFPEQSHFQVLRLLTRRMARNYHTGFVGEIYRGAGSLLQDEELRPFVDAYRDLLRLAGAEVVREGRISPKTAQRLEEPLIPAPDYIDTFLVNANAFMDGAITANRRS